A stretch of the Deinococcus depolymerans genome encodes the following:
- the efp gene encoding elongation factor P translates to MISVTELRNGTKVEMDGGLWECLDYSHLKMGRGGAKVVTKFRNMESGAIVDRTFNSGEKLQDIYVEGKKMQYLYKDGEDFMFMDMDTFEQVTLSPALVGDAAKFMKENTEIEVAMYGEKALSITLPNQVILKIVETDPGVRGDTVSGGTKPAKLETGAVVQVPLFVEQDTSVKVDTRTGAYLSRA, encoded by the coding sequence ATGATCAGCGTTACTGAACTGCGCAACGGCACCAAAGTGGAGATGGACGGCGGCCTGTGGGAATGCCTGGATTACTCGCACCTGAAGATGGGTCGCGGCGGCGCGAAGGTCGTCACGAAGTTCCGGAACATGGAGTCCGGCGCCATCGTGGACCGCACCTTCAACAGCGGTGAGAAGCTGCAGGACATCTACGTCGAGGGCAAGAAGATGCAGTACCTGTACAAGGACGGCGAGGACTTCATGTTCATGGACATGGACACCTTCGAGCAGGTGACGCTCTCGCCGGCGCTGGTGGGTGACGCCGCGAAATTCATGAAGGAGAACACCGAGATCGAGGTGGCGATGTACGGCGAGAAGGCGCTGAGCATCACCCTGCCCAACCAGGTGATCCTGAAGATCGTGGAGACCGACCCCGGCGTGCGTGGCGACACCGTTTCCGGCGGCACCAAGCCCGCCAAGCTGGAGACCGGGGCCGTGGTGCAGGTGCCGCTGTTCGTGGAGCAGGACACCAGCGTGAAGGTGGATACCCGCACGGGCGCTTACCTCAGCCGCGCCTGA